Part of the Woronichinia naegeliana WA131 genome, ACGACGAACTTCACGAAAAATACGACGGGTGGGTTCCTGAGGCATTTCATGGAAAAGGAGAAAGGCGGAAACTAAATCAAAGGATTGATCGGCTAATCCAGTTGCTTCAGGTAAGGCATGAATCCAATCAATATGAGTTTGCTTTATCTGTCCGTTATAGTGGGCAAGGGCGATATAGTAAGGGGAAAAATCTAAGCCTGTCACTTTTGCATGGGGATAACTTTCTTGCAAAATAAAAGTGCTTAAACCAACGGTACAATGTAAGTCTAAAATCTGCTTAGGTTCATAACTTAATTTTGCCTTAAGAATATCGTGATAGCTATCTCTTAAACAGCGATCGCCCTTGGCTCCGGCTTCAGGATAAAGACTAGAATGAACTGCATTAGCGGCTACCTCAAATTCAAAGGCCGCATCCCAACATAAATGGCCTTGATCGTAGCCATGAAAGGAGGCTTGGTAATAATCGGGATAGCTTAAATCGGCATTATGAAGCGTAGCCCAATCGCTTTGCCAGTCATGATTCTGCAACTGATACACGGTTTCTCGCCAGGGAATCCCTAACCGTTCTGCCCGTTTGATCATCATACTGCGGGCCTGTTTTTTGGCGATCGCCCAGATAGGTTTAATATTTAATAGTCCACTGACTAGTCGAGTGGTCAAATCGGGGGAAACAGCTAGGGGACTTGCAGTCATAAATAAGGAAAAATTTTAAACAACTAAATTTATGGTTGACTATGATATCATAATTGTGCAGACAGAATGATCGTTTCTATATTACGTTTGATGTGAGTTAAAATAACCTAATAGTCAGCAAGGGTTTTAGCCCCCCCTTTAATTAGAGAAAGCATCAATTAAACGAGTTTATGCCATTCCATGCCCCAACTCACATCAGGCGTATATTTTTCAACAATTCTTTAAAGACAAAAATGACGGTATTTGGGTATTGGCACTAATCAACTTACTTTGGGGCGCATGCACTAAGGGTTGCGTTGCTTTCAGACTTGGGCTTTTCTGCTTATCATCATACTATGCTGATGTGATTTAAGAGAGTAATTATTTTGTAGGGAGTCGCTCACATTCTGGATGGAGAGCGAGGTCGTTTTACAGGGCAAACGCATCTTATCCGAGTAAAACCTTAAGGAGATAGTCCTCGTCCCAACCAGCGCGTAGCCGTTTATTCTTGATACCAAGTTTCAGAGTATTTTCCTTTGTGAGCAAGTTAAGAGCGATATGGCGTAAGACGGCTAAATTCTCAGGAGCAAAATCCTTACGAATGCGACAAGCATCCTCGTTGAAGGCCAAGTCTAGAACCCAATGTAAAGAGTTTTCTATCAACCAATGACTACGAACAGATTGGGATAATTTTTGAGCATTACTCGGCAGGCTACTGATATAGTAGCGAGTCTCATACTCTGTTTTGTCTTTCAATCGTCTCTCCGCTTTAATCATACAGATGCTCGTCAACTTTGCCCATTTCTCCGCACCCAGCAAAAATTCTGTTTGTTCCATCGTCCAGCAACGGCGAATTTCAATCCGTCCATGTCCCTTGTCTATTGTTTGATGAAAATCATGCTTAATTCCCACAAAATTAACCGATTGAGCATGAGCAAATAATTGTTCAACATCCTCACATAAATTACCTTGATTGCCTTTCAATGCCAAAACATAATCTCCCCCTCGCCCTACTATCTGTTGGGCAATCTTTGTCTGAGTTCCCATGGCATCAATCGTTACGATACAACCTTTGACCTCTAGCATTTTCAGGAGTTTAGGAATCGCCGTGATTTCATTCGATTTGCTTTCCACCTTGCACTGTCCTAGTACTAGACGATTTGCTGTTGCCCATGCACTTACCATCTGAATTGCGCCCTTTCCGTTGGCATTGTCATAGGAGTGGCGAAGGGTTTTGCCGTCAATCGCTATCACTTCTCCTTCAGGGCGAACGCATCTAAAAATGATACAGATACAAGAACATTATAGAGGGATGGATAAGGGAAAATAAGGGAAAGTGCATAGAAAACAAAAGCGATGAAACTCCGACCCAAATATAGACTGGTAGAACACTTTGCCGAAATAGATGACCCTCGCATCGAACGAACAAAACGGCATAAACTCATTGATATTCTAACGATTGCCATCTTAGCCGTCATTTGTGGAGCAGAAGGTTGGGTAGCCATGGAAAGTTTCGGCAAGGCTAAACATCAATGGCTAAAAAAAATTTTGGAATTGCCGAATGGCATCCCCTCCCACGATACGTTTGCGCGTGTATTTGCTAGTCTGAATCCAGAGCAATTTCAAGACTGTTTTCTGCATTGGGTCAAAAGTATAGCGGAGGTAAGTGAAGGAGAAGTCAGGGCGAACGCATCTAAAAATGATACAGATACAAGAACATTATAGAGGGATGGATAAGGGAAAATAAGGGAAAGTGCATAGAAAACAAAAGCGATGAAACTCCGACCCAAATATAGACTGGTAGAACACTTTGCCGAAATAGATGACCCTCGCATCGAACGAACAAAACGGCATAAACTCATTGATATTCTAACGATTGCCATCTTAGCCGTCATTTGTGGAGCAGAAGGTTGGGTAGCCATGGAAAGTTTCGGCAAGGCTAAACATCAATGGCTAAAAAAAATTTTGGAATTGCCAAATGGCATCCCCTCCCACGATACGTTTGCGCGTGTATTTGCTAGTCTGAATCCAGAGCAATTTCAAGACTGTTTTCTGCATTGGGTCAAAAGTATAGCGGAGGTAAGTGAAGGGGAAGTGATAGCGATTGACGGCAAAACCCTTCGCCACTCCTATGATAATGCCAACGGAAAGGGCGCAATTCAGATGGTAAGTGCATGGGCAACAGCAAATCGTCTAGTACTAGGACAGTGCAAGGTGGAAAGCAAATCGAATGAAATCACGGCGATACCCAAACTCCTGAAAATGCTAGAGGTCAAAGGTTGTATCGTAACGATTGATGCCATGGGAACTCAGACAAAGATTGCCCAACAGATAGTAGGGCGAGGGGGAGATTATGTTTTGGCATTGAAAGGCAATCAAGGTAATCTATGTGAGGATGTTGAACAATTATTTGCTCATGCTCAATCGGTTAATTTTGCGGGAATTAAGCATGATTTTCATCAAACAATAGACAAGGGACATGGACGGATTGAAATTCGCCGTTGCTGGACGATGGAACAAACAGAATTTTTGCTGGGTGGGGAGAAATGGGCAAAGTTGACGAGCATCTGTATGATTAAAGCGGAGAGACGATTGAAAGACAAAACAGAGTATGAGACCCGCTACTATATCAGTAGCCTGCCGAGTAATGCTCAAAAATTATCCCAATCTGTTCGTAGTCATTGGTTGATAGAAAACTCTTTACATTGGGTTCTAGACTTGGCCTTCAACGAGGATGCTTGTCGCATTCGTAAGGATTTTGCTCCTGAGAATTTAGCCGTCTTACGCCATATCGCTCTTAACTTGCTCACAAAGGAAAATACTCTGAAACTTGGTATCAAGAATAAACGGCTACGCGCTGGTTGGGACGAGGACTATCTCCTTAAGGTTTTACTCGGATAAGATGCGTTTGCCCTGCCTTTGGAAGAGTATTTGGAATGTTAGAAACAGAAGAACTAGAAAAAAGTTTTCTGAGCTGGATAAGCAGTCTAACGGAGAAAATGGACATAGAGCTGATACAGATAGATGGAAAAACGAAAAGAGGTTCTTATGATAGGGAAAAAGGACTAAATGCGTTACACAGCATAAGTGCGTGGAGTAGTGAGCGGGGACTGATGTTAGCGCAAAAGAAAGTAGATAGTAAATCTAATGAAATAAAAGCAGTCCCCTTGTTACTGAAGTTACTTAACATCAAGGGGGCAGTAGTAACCCTAGATGCAATGGGAACGCAGACAGAAATCGCAAAACAAATAAAGCAAGGTGAAGGTGACTATGTATTGGCTCTCAAAGGAAATCAGGGCAAACTTAATAAACAAGTTAGGGATTGGTTTAAACAAGCGGTCGCTCAGAACTGGCAAGGAATTGAATACAGTTATCATGAGAAGACAGAAAAAGGACATTACCGTTTAGAAACTCGTCAAGTCTGGACAGTGTCAATCAATCAGCTTTCCGCATTGCATCGCCAAAATCAGTGGGTCGGTTTAGCAACTGTTGTGATGGTTAAAAGTAAAACTCAATTCGGTCATAAAACAACAGAGACGTTTCGCTATTATATTAGCAGTCTTCCTACGGATGCCGAACGTCATAGCCATGTGATTCGTTCTTACTGGAGTATTGAAAATAGTCTGCATTGGGTTTTAGATGTCACTTTTAATGAGGATGCGAGTCGAGTGCGTCAAGGTAATGCGGCTGATAATTTGGGCTTGCTCCGTCGTTTAAGTATTAATTTGCTTAAACATGAGCCATCTCAAAAAAGCTTGAAGATGAAGCGTTATTTGGCGGCGATGGACAACAATTTTCTTCTACAGGTTTTAGCAGCTAGTTCACGGGAGTGATATTCATGAGTATATTTAGCTTCAAATAGGGCTTGCTGAAAAAGTCCACAAAACGAACCTAGATGCCACAGGGCGCGAAAAATGGTGACTTCAGAGCTCAGTTTCCAGTTTTACCTCACATTTTTCCAGCAAAGTGCATGGATTTTGAGCCTCCAAATGCCATAGCCTTGCATCTGATCGTTTGTAAAATGCCTGAAAGTATTGTCTAGCAAGGATTTCATCCTTATTCAGCAAGCCCCAAATAGGAGGATTGGCAAAATATTGACACCAACAATTAGGCACTGGTATCGTCTAGCTAGAAGCTATAAACGTTGCAATACAAGAGGTTCAACAAATCAGGCGAATTTGGAGTAAGTCCTCCCAAGTTAACCCTTTTTGAATTATACCGAGAGCTACCGCAGGAACTTTTTTCGTCGTAAAATGGCTGCGAACAAAGTTATGAACCATCCAGAAAATATCTAGCACTCGCTGTAATCCCACAACAGATTTAGCATAAGTATTTGTTCGACGACGAAAGGCGGCTAAATAGCGTCGGATAGAACTATTAAATGCCTCAACGTGGTTGGCATGAACATCCTTGTCTTCTGGTTTTTCTGTTGTCTCAGGATGTTCAGTTTTCGGAGTTTCTACTTTCTCTAGTTTACCCTCAGAATCTCGACGTTTACTACTCTTATTTTTTAATCTTACCACCATACCCTTCGGTAATACTTTGGTGGAACGACCTCGCTTCCCAGTCCTTAATACTTCGTGACAAATATTAAATAGCAGTTGACTATATCGCTTTTCTCCATCTGTAAATAACTGGAGAGATTCTGCACTCCTTTCAAATAATTCCGCTACCGTCATCATTGCTTCTAGAAATAATTTCTGCTCTTTTTTACCACATTTTAAATGCCAAATAAAGCGGCTTGCCCTGTCCATGAGCACGATTGTCCACCCCTCAGAGGCACTTGCTTCTTTATTTTTTCCAACTTTTGTGTATAGTTCATCCCCTTCTATTACTAATTTAACAAATTCATTCACTAAGGCGTATAAAAATAATGTCTCTTGTAATCCTGATAATTTCTTTTCCCAATTCAATATTGTTGTTTTTGCGTAGCCGAATACTCGGGCTGCTGCATTTAATCCTATTCCTTCCATTCTGGCTTTTAATACTTTTACAATTTCACTTAATGGGGTTTCTAAGCCAGCGATTACGCTACCATAAGTCTCAGCAAAACAAGAACCACATTCTTGACAGATGAACATTTTACGTTCCCCGTTACCTTTCGTTTGGTAATGAGAATGTATTTTTACTTTTTCACTATAGCAATGAGGGCAGTTTTTCTGAAATAAGGCTTCCT contains:
- a CDS encoding ISAs1 family transposase, giving the protein MLETEELEKSFLSWISSLTEKMDIELIQIDGKTKRGSYDREKGLNALHSISAWSSERGLMLAQKKVDSKSNEIKAVPLLLKLLNIKGAVVTLDAMGTQTEIAKQIKQGEGDYVLALKGNQGKLNKQVRDWFKQAVAQNWQGIEYSYHEKTEKGHYRLETRQVWTVSINQLSALHRQNQWVGLATVVMVKSKTQFGHKTTETFRYYISSLPTDAERHSHVIRSYWSIENSLHWVLDVTFNEDASRVRQGNAADNLGLLRRLSINLLKHEPSQKSLKMKRYLAAMDNNFLLQVLAASSRE
- a CDS encoding class I SAM-dependent methyltransferase; the encoded protein is MTASPLAVSPDLTTRLVSGLLNIKPIWAIAKKQARSMMIKRAERLGIPWRETVYQLQNHDWQSDWATLHNADLSYPDYYQASFHGYDQGHLCWDAAFEFEVAANAVHSSLYPEAGAKGDRCLRDSYHDILKAKLSYEPKQILDLHCTVGLSTFILQESYPHAKVTGLDFSPYYIALAHYNGQIKQTHIDWIHALPEATGLADQSFDLVSAFLLFHEMPQEPTRRIFREVRRLVAPGGCFTLMDMNPRSQAYLTMPPYVMTLLKSTEPFMDQYFALDLEQELLAAGFDQVEIMPNSSRHRTAIARVSA
- a CDS encoding IS1 family transposase → MSTLNKSSIDLLSDIGLPQEKEEALFQKNCPHCYSEKVKIHSHYQTKGNGERKMFICQECGSCFAETYGSVIAGLETPLSEIVKVLKARMEGIGLNAAARVFGYAKTTILNWEKKLSGLQETLFLYALVNEFVKLVIEGDELYTKVGKNKEASASEGWTIVLMDRASRFIWHLKCGKKEQKLFLEAMMTVAELFERSAESLQLFTDGEKRYSQLLFNICHEVLRTGKRGRSTKVLPKGMVVRLKNKSSKRRDSEGKLEKVETPKTEHPETTEKPEDKDVHANHVEAFNSSIRRYLAAFRRRTNTYAKSVVGLQRVLDIFWMVHNFVRSHFTTKKVPAVALGIIQKGLTWEDLLQIRLIC
- a CDS encoding ISAs1 family transposase yields the protein MKLRPKYRLVEHFAEIDDPRIERTKRHKLIDILTIAILAVICGAEGWVAMESFGKAKHQWLKKILELPNGIPSHDTFARVFASLNPEQFQDCFLHWVKSIAEVSEGEVIAIDGKTLRHSYDNANGKGAIQMVSAWATANRLVLGQCKVESKSNEITAIPKLLKMLEVKGCIVTIDAMGTQTKIAQQIVGRGGDYVLALKGNQGNLCEDVEQLFAHAQSVNFAGIKHDFHQTIDKGHGRIEIRRCWTMEQTEFLLGGEKWAKLTSICMIKAERRLKDKTEYETRYYISSLPSNAQKLSQSVRSHWLIENSLHWVLDLAFNEDACRIRKDFAPENLAVLRHIALNLLTKENTLKLGIKNKRLRAGWDEDYLLKVLLG